A single window of Candidatus Eremiobacteraceae bacterium DNA harbors:
- a CDS encoding patatin-like phospholipase family protein, whose product MPDANTLLERRIAAPGPKKLLSIDGGGIRGLIALEFLARIETLLREKLGRSDLVLADYFDYVGGTSTGAIIATFISLGFPTQTILEFYRTGAHTMFEPSNVFLRLERKFGSNTFLAKLLNTVGVLSSSSMFTQEALAAKIKSVIGPDGDRDATLGTDKLRTLLLIVMRNASTDSPWPVSNNPRAKYNRLDLPDCNLSLPLWQLVRASTAAPVFFPPEVMHVGDQQFVFVDGGVTVYHNPAFLLFLMATLPPYAVEWPAGEENLLLVSVGTGTSENVNLRLRAREMNLMYNLQSLPSALIQAATTEQDLLCRVFGKARTGEAIDSEIGDLVGNRAPLAEKLFTYSRYNVDLSRQGLDKLGLNRIDEKAVQPFDIAHLDELQTVGKTAANRCISLADFDGFS is encoded by the coding sequence ATGCCGGACGCGAACACTCTTCTCGAACGCCGCATCGCGGCACCCGGACCGAAGAAGCTCCTCTCAATCGACGGGGGCGGAATCCGCGGGCTGATCGCGCTCGAGTTCCTCGCCCGGATCGAGACATTGTTGCGCGAAAAGCTGGGCCGCAGCGATCTGGTGCTGGCGGATTACTTCGACTACGTCGGCGGAACCAGCACGGGCGCGATCATCGCCACATTCATCTCGCTGGGATTCCCGACGCAGACGATCCTCGAGTTCTACCGCACCGGCGCGCACACCATGTTCGAGCCGTCCAACGTGTTTTTGCGGCTTGAACGCAAGTTCGGATCCAACACATTCTTGGCCAAACTCTTGAACACCGTCGGCGTGCTGTCATCCTCATCGATGTTCACGCAAGAGGCGCTCGCAGCGAAGATCAAATCGGTGATCGGACCCGATGGCGACCGCGATGCCACGCTCGGGACGGACAAACTCCGCACGCTTCTGCTCATCGTCATGCGCAATGCGTCGACCGATTCACCGTGGCCCGTATCCAATAATCCTCGAGCCAAGTATAACCGGCTCGACCTACCGGACTGCAACTTGAGCCTGCCGCTGTGGCAACTCGTCCGCGCGAGCACTGCCGCGCCCGTATTCTTTCCCCCGGAAGTGATGCACGTCGGCGATCAGCAGTTCGTCTTCGTCGACGGCGGCGTGACCGTGTACCATAACCCGGCGTTTCTGCTCTTCCTCATGGCGACGCTTCCACCGTATGCAGTGGAGTGGCCGGCGGGCGAAGAGAACTTGCTGTTGGTCTCGGTCGGTACCGGCACGAGCGAGAACGTGAACCTTCGGCTTCGCGCGCGGGAGATGAACTTGATGTACAACTTGCAGTCGCTGCCCTCCGCGCTCATCCAAGCCGCGACCACGGAGCAGGATCTCCTGTGCCGCGTCTTCGGAAAAGCGCGCACGGGTGAAGCGATAGATTCGGAGATCGGCGATCTCGTGGGCAATCGGGCGCCACTGGCCGAGAAACTCTTCACGTATTCGCGCTATAACGTCGACCTGTCTCGGCAAGGACTCGACAAACTTGGGTTGAACCGAATCGACGAAAAAGCGGTTCAGCCGTTTGACATCGCGCATCTCGACGAATTGCAGACCGTCGGTAAGACGGCGGCGAATCGGTGCATTTCTCTTGCCGACTTCGATGGCTTTTCCTGA
- a CDS encoding WD40 repeat domain-containing protein: MRPFPGLRPFDFEDRDIFFGREDQIYSLFRLLEHSRFIAVVGSSGSGKSSLVRAGLLPVIQEESQGSGGRTWRFATLHPGDAPLDALARAVAQLAQEGDEDFEIRRDRTAFALKRSSFGLTKTLDEIPVLEGKSVLLVVDQFEELFRYAATTGRGRAGDALWRDEATNFVQLLLEATRSRSSSVNVLITMRSDFIGDCAQFHGLPEAVSAAQFLVPSLTRDQREDVIRKPIEKAGASIDATLVELLLNDAGSEIDQLPVLQHCLARLWDRTESEGAPGTMPHLGLTQYQSIGTISGALSKHADEVMASLPGLELAVEQVFRALSEVDKEGRATRRALLLSRLLAETGVPKDELLRVLNRFRADDCSFIVPPASALPVLRDESRIDVVHEALLRRWTRISAEQTHTFDGRIQTGWLAAEDADGRFYRALLALLEAESGSNSVTLPLDQVEARWRWWKSRPRTEAWAERYGGRAASVESLFQNSLAALALERAREEEAERREREQERRKIEADESAKRERLEHQAEVDRMRADAAQRLTHRTRLAAIAMCVIALLALSMAGVAWFAQTRAVAALDEAVKAKTAADSATKTAQTMEGQANTANQNEAIAARRERAAAQRASSEARRADTQATIAKQQRGVAIAQTASANQQRGQALNERSQVFLQVGRQKLLDGNDDEAALLLAAAYSSDSHNSVLQLLLRQAFEKLALRARSIQAHDDLITALAFNPNQAKGQFATASSDGSAKLWRTSGQLIHEFRDQGDLITALAFDPSGRYLATVGRDGSAKLHDLAGITPSSDPPPIAMRDQRDQLEGHAGRVNSVVFSHDGKRILTSGSDGKVKIWNVQGGAMMLAWNGSTPGVSANDALFGPDDRIVAACAADGSLGVWDSKTGDQIGSSSVTSKSPLVRLAISPDGKRVAAGAIDGTIIVFDIGAKSKIESHDQHGAIDAIGFDSSGGRVLSASEDGSAVILDAASGAVQKTLAAKAGAPAALTASFNPSGNGIETTYADGSVNLWTLEGDPVAVLRAHTGAAPVAGFSPDGNLLATGGDDGKVYLWHASSPLARADFSHHGAVESIEFDRSGGRMLTASQDGTAAVWTMAAEPRIQRVLSQSPGQGWVVAAHFSADGQRIVTAGGDTAKVWNSHATGASPLLKIHVSAPQKRFTQAAFVGGSHDVIVAQTDTSLANPVYKTNGWSVWSSDGSKRLANEPGWQTGIRSLALTDDGKVVLAISASGYGSIDSSDAQHTYGSWRDVSEGIPDPSGFALGGVTGTIHLVNPKGAEVQRWPSNDDRVLALALSSDGKWLASAGNGGTPGAIWDLSQPGRSHVQLEGGDAEIESALFSPVDSTFLLATSSDGTLKLWDRASGDLVASVSVPASRATFAAFTPDGSAVVIGAQNGGIFLWPIRGGIPSPRNAAALALRESDPSSVSDPLVAQAIDILRKVPGNGK, encoded by the coding sequence ATGCGACCGTTCCCCGGCCTCCGGCCGTTCGATTTCGAAGATCGCGACATATTCTTCGGCCGCGAAGATCAGATCTATTCCTTGTTCCGGCTCCTCGAGCACAGCCGCTTCATCGCCGTCGTGGGAAGTTCGGGAAGCGGTAAATCCTCGCTCGTGCGCGCCGGCCTCTTGCCGGTCATCCAGGAAGAAAGCCAGGGCTCGGGCGGGCGAACATGGCGCTTCGCGACGTTGCATCCCGGCGATGCGCCGCTCGACGCCCTTGCCCGCGCGGTCGCGCAACTCGCGCAGGAAGGCGACGAAGACTTCGAGATCAGGCGCGACCGTACTGCCTTCGCGCTGAAACGCTCGAGCTTCGGTCTGACGAAGACCCTCGACGAGATTCCGGTCCTCGAGGGGAAGTCGGTGCTGCTCGTCGTGGATCAGTTCGAGGAATTGTTCCGATATGCCGCGACCACAGGCCGCGGGCGCGCCGGCGATGCGCTCTGGCGTGACGAGGCCACCAACTTCGTGCAGCTGCTGCTTGAAGCGACCCGCAGCCGGTCCAGTTCGGTGAACGTTCTGATCACCATGCGCTCCGACTTCATCGGCGATTGCGCGCAATTCCACGGATTGCCGGAGGCCGTGAGTGCGGCCCAGTTCCTTGTGCCCTCGCTTACCCGCGATCAACGTGAAGACGTCATACGCAAACCCATCGAAAAGGCCGGCGCTTCCATCGATGCGACGCTCGTCGAGCTCCTGCTGAACGACGCAGGCAGTGAGATCGATCAGCTGCCCGTTTTGCAGCACTGCCTCGCGCGGCTGTGGGACCGCACCGAATCCGAAGGCGCACCTGGCACGATGCCGCACCTCGGTCTCACGCAGTACCAGTCGATCGGCACCATTTCTGGTGCACTCTCGAAACACGCCGACGAAGTCATGGCATCGCTGCCAGGTCTCGAACTTGCCGTCGAGCAGGTCTTTCGGGCGCTCAGCGAAGTCGACAAGGAAGGCCGTGCCACGCGTCGAGCGCTGCTCCTATCTCGCTTGCTTGCGGAGACCGGCGTTCCGAAGGACGAGCTGTTGCGCGTTCTCAATCGATTCCGCGCCGACGACTGTTCGTTCATCGTTCCACCGGCATCCGCCCTACCGGTGCTTCGCGACGAATCGCGCATCGACGTGGTCCATGAAGCGCTCTTGCGCCGCTGGACCCGCATCAGCGCCGAACAGACGCACACGTTTGACGGCCGGATCCAAACCGGATGGCTCGCAGCCGAAGACGCCGACGGTCGTTTTTATCGAGCACTGCTCGCGCTGCTTGAAGCCGAATCGGGATCGAATTCGGTCACGCTCCCGCTCGATCAGGTCGAAGCGCGTTGGCGTTGGTGGAAATCGCGTCCGCGCACCGAGGCGTGGGCGGAGCGCTACGGGGGACGCGCCGCGAGCGTCGAGAGCCTGTTCCAGAACAGCCTCGCGGCTCTTGCGCTCGAACGCGCGCGCGAAGAGGAAGCAGAGCGCCGCGAACGCGAGCAAGAGCGTCGCAAGATCGAAGCCGACGAAAGCGCGAAGCGCGAGCGGCTCGAGCATCAAGCGGAAGTCGACCGGATGCGCGCCGATGCCGCGCAACGGCTCACCCATCGAACGCGGCTCGCCGCGATCGCGATGTGCGTGATCGCATTGCTCGCGCTCTCTATGGCCGGCGTCGCTTGGTTCGCGCAGACCCGGGCGGTTGCCGCGCTCGATGAAGCGGTCAAGGCCAAGACCGCGGCCGACTCGGCGACGAAGACAGCTCAGACGATGGAAGGGCAGGCAAATACCGCCAACCAGAACGAGGCGATCGCCGCACGAAGAGAACGTGCGGCTGCGCAGCGGGCGAGCTCAGAGGCACGACGCGCCGACACCCAAGCCACGATCGCCAAGCAGCAGCGCGGCGTGGCGATCGCGCAGACCGCCTCGGCCAATCAGCAGCGCGGCCAGGCGCTCAACGAACGCTCGCAGGTGTTTCTCCAAGTGGGTCGCCAGAAATTACTCGACGGCAACGACGACGAAGCGGCGCTCCTGCTCGCGGCGGCATACAGCAGCGACTCGCACAACTCCGTCCTGCAGCTGTTGCTCCGCCAAGCGTTCGAGAAACTTGCGCTTCGTGCACGATCGATCCAAGCGCACGACGACCTCATCACCGCGCTGGCGTTCAATCCCAATCAAGCCAAGGGGCAGTTCGCGACGGCCAGCAGCGACGGGTCTGCCAAACTGTGGCGAACGTCCGGCCAGCTGATCCACGAATTCCGCGATCAAGGCGACCTGATCACCGCGCTCGCGTTCGACCCGAGCGGGCGGTACCTCGCGACCGTCGGCCGCGACGGATCGGCAAAGCTGCACGACCTCGCGGGAATCACGCCGAGCTCCGATCCGCCACCGATCGCGATGCGCGATCAGCGGGACCAACTCGAAGGGCATGCCGGACGAGTGAACTCCGTCGTCTTCAGTCACGACGGGAAGCGCATTCTGACGTCGGGCAGCGACGGCAAAGTGAAGATCTGGAACGTCCAGGGCGGCGCGATGATGTTGGCGTGGAACGGATCGACGCCGGGCGTGTCCGCCAACGATGCGTTGTTCGGCCCGGACGATCGCATCGTCGCCGCGTGCGCCGCCGACGGCTCGCTCGGAGTTTGGGATTCGAAGACCGGCGATCAGATCGGCTCGAGCTCAGTGACGTCGAAGAGCCCGCTCGTGCGCCTCGCGATCTCTCCGGATGGGAAACGCGTTGCGGCAGGCGCGATCGACGGAACGATCATCGTGTTCGACATCGGTGCAAAGTCGAAAATCGAAAGTCATGATCAGCATGGCGCCATCGATGCGATCGGCTTCGATTCGAGTGGCGGACGCGTTCTGAGCGCGAGCGAAGACGGCAGTGCGGTGATTCTCGACGCGGCGAGCGGCGCGGTCCAAAAGACGTTGGCCGCAAAGGCCGGTGCGCCGGCGGCGCTGACCGCGTCGTTCAATCCGTCGGGCAACGGCATCGAGACGACGTATGCCGACGGATCCGTCAACCTCTGGACGCTCGAAGGCGATCCCGTCGCCGTCCTGCGCGCGCATACGGGCGCCGCGCCCGTCGCAGGTTTCTCTCCGGATGGGAATCTGCTTGCGACCGGCGGCGACGACGGAAAAGTTTATTTGTGGCATGCGTCGTCTCCGCTCGCGCGCGCCGACTTCTCGCATCATGGCGCCGTCGAATCGATCGAGTTCGACCGCAGCGGCGGGCGGATGTTGACCGCAAGCCAAGACGGTACGGCCGCCGTGTGGACGATGGCGGCCGAGCCGCGCATACAGCGCGTGTTGTCGCAGTCGCCGGGGCAGGGTTGGGTCGTCGCCGCCCATTTCAGCGCCGACGGACAACGCATCGTGACGGCGGGCGGCGACACGGCGAAGGTCTGGAATTCGCACGCGACAGGCGCGAGCCCGCTGCTCAAGATCCACGTCAGTGCGCCACAAAAACGCTTCACGCAAGCTGCATTTGTCGGCGGGAGCCATGACGTCATCGTCGCGCAGACCGATACGAGCCTTGCGAATCCGGTTTACAAGACGAATGGGTGGTCGGTGTGGTCGAGCGACGGCTCGAAAAGGCTAGCCAATGAGCCCGGCTGGCAAACCGGCATTCGATCGCTCGCATTGACGGACGATGGCAAGGTCGTGCTCGCGATCAGCGCTTCGGGATACGGTTCGATCGATTCCAGCGATGCCCAACACACTTACGGTTCGTGGCGCGACGTATCCGAAGGCATTCCTGACCCGAGCGGCTTTGCGCTCGGAGGCGTAACAGGTACGATTCACCTCGTCAATCCAAAGGGCGCAGAAGTGCAGCGCTGGCCGAGCAACGACGATCGAGTCTTGGCGCTTGCGCTGTCCAGCGACGGCAAATGGCTCGCCTCCGCGGGAAATGGCGGAACGCCGGGCGCGATTTGGGACCTCTCGCAACCCGGACGCTCGCACGTGCAACTGGAAGGCGGAGATGCAGAGATCGAATCCGCGTTGTTCTCGCCGGTTGATTCTACGTTTCTTCTTGCGACGTCGTCGGACGGTACCCTGAAGCTCTGGGATCGAGCATCCGGCGACCTCGTCGCGTCCGTATCGGTGCCGGCGTCGCGAGCGACATTCGCCGCGTTCACGCCGGACGGGTCCGCCGTTGTGATCGGCGCACAGAACGGAGGCATCTTTCTCTGGCCGATTCGCGGCGGCATTCCGAGTCCGCGCAACGCCGCCGCACTCGCACTCCGCGAAAGCGATCCCTCCAGCGTCTCCGATCCCTTGGTAGCGCAAGCCATCGACATCCTGCGAAAGGTGCCGGGCAATGGAAAATAG
- a CDS encoding DUF4231 domain-containing protein: MSASFDVLPLVVGVTGHRDLPADAEAPLRKRFGEVLTRLKQRHPSMELLVLSGLAAGADLIAAEEAIERGHPVLGCLPMPQPEYEKDFTPAELERFRRVLPRCRDIVVVGKSASRAQNYVDVADFIAYYSHVLVAFWDGLPARGPGGTAQVVELRKGGIPSVVGDALVAYMPDVGPVFHIVTPRTGQPQPAQCYSLLDIYPERPSAGAKANPPGRSSGEQDFENALAHLERFNQDLAREPASMATDRLVAFGDRTDAAANEQQWQTLRSLRLLYIATALAGAAQLVLPTDGSFHIPSWAGIVARVGFLAVALVVFAIAKRSDYENRYQDYRAIAEALRVQYTWNCAGLRNRLVEASYLQMQQGELAWIRLALRTAYLITDVGTARADESPAHDECVRWIDNQLQYYEKAGKREEAHLARAHRATVLVVAAGGAISAVAASLIWSISHGWLAALAAHEPQVNHMLTYLATMPFALGGMLALLIRFYEQQRGFTENARRYQHMFTVFDAARRRLRDHTGDPLKVLEQLGHEALSEHADWLILHRDRPLSFVHT, translated from the coding sequence ATGAGTGCGTCGTTCGATGTGCTGCCGCTCGTCGTCGGCGTCACCGGTCATCGCGATCTTCCGGCGGACGCGGAAGCACCGCTGCGCAAACGATTCGGCGAAGTTCTGACCCGATTGAAGCAGCGCCATCCATCGATGGAGTTGCTCGTGCTCTCTGGGCTTGCAGCCGGCGCCGATCTCATCGCGGCGGAAGAAGCGATCGAGCGCGGACATCCCGTCCTCGGCTGTCTGCCGATGCCGCAGCCCGAGTACGAGAAAGACTTCACGCCGGCTGAACTTGAGCGGTTTCGACGCGTGCTCCCACGATGCCGAGACATCGTCGTCGTCGGGAAATCCGCGTCGCGTGCGCAGAACTACGTCGACGTCGCAGACTTCATCGCATACTACAGTCACGTGCTCGTTGCGTTTTGGGACGGTTTACCCGCGCGCGGTCCCGGCGGAACGGCGCAGGTGGTCGAGCTTCGCAAAGGCGGCATACCGAGTGTGGTCGGCGACGCGCTCGTCGCGTACATGCCGGACGTCGGGCCGGTCTTCCACATCGTCACGCCTCGCACCGGTCAGCCGCAGCCTGCGCAGTGCTATTCGCTGCTCGACATCTACCCGGAGCGCCCAAGCGCCGGTGCGAAAGCCAATCCGCCCGGGAGGTCGAGCGGCGAGCAAGACTTCGAGAACGCGCTCGCCCACCTCGAACGCTTCAATCAAGATCTCGCGCGCGAGCCGGCGTCGATGGCAACGGACCGGCTCGTCGCGTTCGGCGACCGTACCGATGCGGCCGCGAACGAGCAGCAATGGCAAACGCTGCGGTCGCTCAGACTCCTGTACATCGCGACCGCACTCGCCGGCGCCGCGCAGTTGGTGCTGCCTACGGACGGCTCGTTTCATATCCCGAGTTGGGCCGGCATCGTTGCGAGAGTCGGATTTCTCGCCGTCGCGCTCGTCGTCTTCGCGATCGCAAAGCGGAGCGACTACGAAAATCGCTACCAAGACTACCGCGCGATCGCCGAAGCTCTGCGCGTGCAGTACACATGGAATTGCGCCGGCCTGCGGAATCGTCTGGTGGAAGCGTCGTACTTGCAGATGCAACAAGGCGAACTTGCGTGGATCCGGCTGGCGCTTCGTACGGCGTACTTGATCACCGACGTTGGCACAGCGCGAGCCGACGAATCACCGGCGCATGATGAATGCGTGCGGTGGATCGACAACCAACTTCAGTATTACGAGAAAGCCGGCAAGCGAGAAGAAGCGCATCTCGCCCGCGCGCACCGAGCCACAGTTCTCGTGGTCGCTGCAGGCGGCGCGATCTCCGCAGTCGCCGCGAGCTTGATATGGTCGATCTCGCACGGCTGGCTCGCGGCGCTGGCCGCACATGAGCCCCAGGTGAACCACATGCTCACCTATTTGGCCACGATGCCGTTCGCGCTCGGCGGCATGCTCGCGCTCTTGATCCGTTTCTACGAGCAGCAACGCGGCTTCACAGAAAACGCGCGGCGCTACCAGCATATGTTCACGGTCTTCGATGCCGCGAGGCGGCGCTTGCGCGATCACACCGGCGACCCGCTCAAAGTGCTGGAGCAACTCGGACACGAAGCCCTCTCGGAGCACGCCGATTGGCTCATCCTGCACCGAGATCGCCCGCTTTCCTTCGTCCATACCTAG
- a CDS encoding toll/interleukin-1 receptor domain-containing protein: MPFQIFVSYARNDDLPPLDGDGKGFVTTLLKHLEFHFTCFGEPTPVIWRDKRAIARSEQFDPIIDTGIKESALLLVVLSNNWVHREFCRRELDLFQQRWKSEGDDAVKRRIIVAGKNHIEPAARPPLLQGQEGYLFYAPDEDNPTRFQEFFVRGKAREEFHERTQELAEDIWRRACEHEHVPQPASALIAPSWTPVSSSGRKVFLARPAADMRAPYARLVDELRQRGFVVAPNPDVELPADASANDYIRDALDGAELSIHLLGAKAGWAPEECEPVVPLQLKLAAEKKAHRVIWAPRILVDERSQEHDAEARDPFAVLAKFDQKLDGDTVEGSEISAFAQFVIQHLDKNTPPVPAIEVIEPNARVYLYHRPEDTQYAIEIAKALELRGIQPVFPAFEGDPAELAALHRRELADCDAVVLCWAKAAEVWVKSQSRELKNWRDLGRDKRFACRGLVAGPPPGERKELLVQLPPRNEIDVVLDLTASEKLLPEALDPLIFATQPPKGAA, from the coding sequence ATGCCATTCCAGATCTTCGTTTCGTACGCGCGCAACGACGACTTACCGCCATTAGACGGTGACGGAAAAGGCTTTGTCACCACGCTTCTAAAGCACTTGGAGTTTCATTTCACGTGCTTCGGCGAGCCCACGCCCGTCATCTGGCGAGACAAGCGTGCCATCGCGCGCAGCGAACAATTCGATCCGATCATCGACACGGGGATCAAAGAATCGGCCCTGCTGCTCGTGGTGCTTTCCAATAACTGGGTTCACCGCGAATTTTGCCGGCGCGAACTCGACCTCTTCCAGCAGCGCTGGAAGAGCGAAGGCGACGATGCGGTCAAACGGCGCATCATCGTCGCCGGCAAGAACCATATCGAACCGGCAGCCCGTCCACCGCTCTTGCAAGGGCAAGAGGGCTATCTTTTCTATGCGCCGGACGAAGACAACCCGACCCGCTTCCAGGAATTTTTCGTCCGCGGAAAGGCGCGCGAAGAATTCCACGAGCGGACGCAGGAGCTCGCAGAAGACATCTGGCGTCGCGCCTGCGAGCACGAGCACGTGCCGCAACCGGCTTCCGCGCTCATCGCGCCGTCGTGGACGCCCGTATCGTCGAGCGGCCGAAAGGTCTTTCTCGCAAGACCCGCAGCCGATATGCGGGCGCCGTACGCCCGCCTGGTGGACGAATTGCGGCAACGCGGATTCGTCGTCGCACCGAACCCGGACGTTGAGTTGCCGGCCGACGCAAGCGCCAACGACTACATCCGCGATGCGCTCGACGGCGCGGAGCTGTCGATACATCTGCTGGGCGCCAAGGCCGGTTGGGCTCCTGAAGAGTGCGAACCCGTCGTGCCGCTGCAGTTGAAGCTCGCTGCCGAGAAGAAAGCGCACCGCGTCATCTGGGCGCCGCGAATCCTCGTCGACGAACGGTCACAAGAGCACGACGCAGAGGCTCGCGACCCGTTCGCGGTCCTCGCGAAATTCGATCAGAAACTCGACGGTGATACCGTCGAAGGCAGCGAGATCAGCGCATTCGCGCAGTTCGTGATCCAGCATCTCGACAAGAACACGCCTCCGGTGCCGGCCATCGAAGTCATCGAGCCGAACGCGCGCGTCTACCTCTATCACCGGCCCGAAGACACGCAATACGCCATCGAGATCGCAAAAGCGCTCGAGCTGCGAGGCATTCAGCCGGTCTTTCCAGCATTCGAGGGCGATCCTGCGGAGTTGGCCGCACTGCACCGTCGCGAGTTGGCCGACTGCGATGCCGTCGTCTTATGTTGGGCGAAGGCCGCCGAAGTTTGGGTGAAGAGCCAGTCGCGCGAGTTGAAGAACTGGCGCGATCTCGGGCGAGACAAACGATTCGCATGCCGGGGGCTCGTCGCTGGACCGCCGCCGGGTGAGCGAAAGGAGCTTCTCGTCCAGCTGCCGCCGCGCAATGAAATCGACGTGGTCCTCGATCTCACCGCCTCTGAGAAACTGCTTCCGGAAGCGCTCGATCCGCTGATCTTCGCGACGCAGCCACCCAAGGGCGCGGCGTAA